TTGAGCTGCTGCCTTGCGGTACCAGGAGAGGGCTTGTCGATAGTCCTGTGCTACACCATGCCCCCAGTAATAGGCAGCTCCCATTTTGCGCATCCCTTTGACATCCCCTTGCTCGGCAGCTTTGCGATACCATTTTGTTCCTTCGCTCAGATCTTTTTCGATGCCCCAGCCGGAATAGTAATACAGTCCCAAATTGTATTGTGCGTCTTTAAGGTTTTGTAACGCTGCTTTGCGAATCCATGAGAATGCGAGTTGATGGTTCTTTTTCACACCTTTACCGGTTTGATAGAGGTGGCCGAGTCCGTTTTGTCCTCTGGGATGGCCTTGGTCGGCGGCCTTTTTAAACCACTCGAATGCCATGGTTGGGTCGCGCGGGACGCCAATTCCTTTGCTGTACAAAGACCCCATATTGGCTTGGGCGGGTGCGTAGCCCTGATTGGCGGATTTCTGAAACCATTGGGCGGCCAGGGCGGGATTTTTGGCGACATGTTTTGCGAAATAATAACAATAGCCGACTTTGAACTGCGCCTTGGCATGGCCAAGGTGTGCGGCTTGTGAAAAGAGATCAAAGGCTTTTGCCAAATCCTGTGTGATATCGTCGTTGCCCTCAAAGTACGCCAGCCCTTGTTGATAAAGGGTGTCAGCTTTTGTGTAGGACGGGTCTTCATGTTGTGGCTGAGGGGAGTTGACTGAGACGACTTGATCGACAAATGGGGTGCTCTTTGTGGCGCCGGTGGCGACAACGTGATCTGGAGTCGCTGTGGAAATAGTCCACGTTCCCTCCAGAGGAATTAACCCGATTCCGGGCACGGATTCAAAAACTGTGACCTTGTCGCCAAGTTGTGGCAGGAGTTTTTGTTCGAGGCTGATATGGATGGCATTGCCCGAGACGTTGGTTATTTTTCCCTTTAATTCCTCGCACTGCGCAGTTGGTTGCATTGTGATGATGAGCAGAATCACAACTCCGATCAGCGTTGAAAAGCGTTGCTTCATATTTTTGCCCCCCTTTTTTATAAAATGACAATTTATCTATTGAGGATAACAGGAAATAAAGGCAGCAAATAAAAGAATTTTATAGAAGATTAAACAGGTGTTGTCATGTCGGGAAAAGCAATTTGAACAGCGCAGACGTTAAAAAGCCCCTGAAATGTTGTCATGTCAGGGGCCTTGGTCGAAAAAATGAATTACGCTTGTGCAGGAGGAACCAGAACGATCTGGATGCGCCGATTCTGGGCGCGGCCTTCAGGCGTATCGTTGCTGGAGACGGGATGGAAGGGACCGTATGCGCCGATCTCCAGCTTTTCGCCGGGGATGCCGACCTCCCGTTGTAGAACGCGAACCACATTGGCGGCACGGGCAGCGGACAGCTCCCAGTTGCTGGGGAACTTGGCTTGCAGCGCCTTGCTGATGCCGAGGTTGTCGGTGTGGCCTTCGACGCGGATATCTTTGTCGTCAACCTCCTTGAGGATGTCACCCACTTGACGGATCACCTTAATCCCGGCCGGAGTGAGGTCCGCAGAACCGGATGGGAAGAGAATCTTTTCCACCAGGTTGACGGTCAGCTTGTCTTTGAGCTTGTTGATGGTGATCTCACCGCGCTCAATCTCCTGCTCCAGATTGGCCACCAGAGAGTTGTAGGTGTTGGCCATCTTGGCCAGACGTGCTTCGCGGGCAATGCGCTCACGTTCGAGTTCCTGTTCCAGTTGCTGTTTATTGTCGAGTAATTGCTGATAGCGTTGCTGTTGCTGTTCTTGCTGGGCTTCGAGTTCCTGTTGCTGTTGCTCAAGTGCGCTGAGTTGTTCCTGTTGCTGTTGGCTACGCGCTTGAAAGATGTTTTTCAGCCGGTCGATTTCGGCCATGGCTGCAATGTTCTGATCGTTAAGCGCCCTGTTTTGCGCCATGGCATCTTCAAGCTGCTGTTCCACGATGTCGTAACGAGCTTGCAGGTTGTTGAGCTTTTCGGTGGTGCCATATAGATCGGTCTGCAGCGTCTGGTTCTGATCCAATTGTTGCTGATAGGTGGCTTTTGATACGCAGCCGCTGGTTGACAGCAGTGCGAACAGGCCGATTATGGTCCAAAGAGAAACAGGTATCATGGTTTTTGATTTCACGAGTATCCTCCGGTGTTGTTTTGTTTAGCAATCCGCTTACATTTATCATATTCTGAGGGTTCCATCATCCTTTTTAGCGCCTTTGCTTGTCGGGTTTTACAATTGCGACAGATGGTGAAAGTGTGGTATAAAAACCGAATTTTCAATAAGTTATGGAGATTGTCTCGTGTTTGAAATTGATCGAATTATACAAATGGCCCTGACTGAGGATATTGGCTCCGGCGATATCACCACCTTATCCACGGTTCCCAAAGGCACACCGAGCCGTGCGCAATTGGTGGCCAAGGAGGATTTTGTTTTGGCAGGGATGGAGGTTGTCGAGCGCGTGTTTACGCTGTTGGATGGCACCGTTTCTTTTGAAGCGCTGAAGCAGGACGGCGAAAAGATTGCTCGTGGCGATGTGCTGGCCTGGATCAAGGGCGATGCCCATACTCTGCTGCAGGGTGAGCGGGTGGCGTTGAACCTGATGCAGCGTATGAGTGGTATTGCCAGCCACACGGCAGCATTTGTTGCGGCTGTGGCCGGAACCGATGCCATCATCGTCGATACCCGCAAAACCATGCCCGGGCTGCGAGTTTTGGACAAATACTCGGTACGTATGGGCGGAGGCCAGAACCATCGGACATCTCTCTATGACGGCGTACTGATCAAAGAAAACCATATTGCTGCGGCAGGTGGTATTACGGCGGCGATTGAAGGTGCGCGCAATCGGGCGCCTCATACGCTGAAAATTGAGGTGGAGACGGAATCGCTGCAAGATGTCCAGGAAGCTCTCGACGCTGGGGCTGACATCATCATGCTTGATAACATGAGTCTCGATATGCTGCGTGACGCCGTGGGTCTGATCGGTACGCGTGCCGTTACGGAAGCCTCGGGTGGTGTGAACCTCGATACGGTGACTGATATTGCTAAAACCGGCGTCAACCTGATCTCTGTCGGTGCTTTGACCCATTCGAGTTGCGCTGTCGATATCTCGATGTTGTTTGAATAGGGAGCAGTTGTGGCGGAACACACGATGCGTCAGCAGATTCTCGAGCAGTTTCTGGCCGATCCCGAGGTGATACTGTCTGGGGAGGATCTCAGTCAACGCCTTGGCATCAGTCGGGCGGCGGTATGGAAACATATTCGCCAGTTGCGTACTCTGGGCTATCAAATTGATGCGGTGCCGTCGCGTGGCTACCGTTTGACCACTCAGGCGGATCTGTTACTGCCCGCCGCTGTGCAGTCTGGTTTGGAAACCATCAGTATTGGCCACCGGGTTGAGTATTTTGCTGAAACGGATTCGACCAATCTGCGGGCCATGGAACTGGCCGAACAGGGTGCGCAAGAGGGCACCGTGGTCATTGCCGACTGCCAGAACGGTGGCCGTGGTCGCATGGGACGTCGCTGGAGTTCCCCGGCAGGTGTCAATCTGTACACGTCAATCATTTTACGACCGGACATGGCGCCGATTCAGGCTGCACAACTGACCTTTCTCTCTGCCGTTGCCACAGCCCGTGCTTTTGAAGCGGTAGCCGGGATTGAGGTGCAGGTGAAATGGCCCAACGATATCCTTGTCAATGGCTGTAAAATTGCCGGTTTGCTCAATGAACTCAGCGCTGAGACGGAAGGCGTGCATCACGTGGTGCTCGGTATTGGGGCCAACCTGAATATGAGCCGTGAGCAGTTTCCCGATGATCTGCGCCGTCCGGCTACTTCCGTGTTGTTGGAAACAGGACAAACCGTGAGTCGCGTGGCTTTTGCTCAGGAACTTTATCGCCAGTTGGACCGCCTCTATCCGCTGTACCAGCAGCAGGGTTTTGTGCCGATCAGGTTGGCCTGGGAGGCGTTGTTTTATTTGCAGGGCCACAAGGTTGAGGTTGATTGTGGGGCGGATGTTTTTACCGGTATGGTCGCCGGTCTAGCTGACGATGGTGCATTGCTACTGGATCTGGAGCAGGGCGGGCAACAGGTTATTTATGCCGGTGACGTGAGCGTTGCCGATTGAGTAGAGACTCCGTCGGTAGATGCTGTCGACGGTATGAAGGAGAACGATGACCATGTTATTGGTGGTTGATGTTGGAAATACCAATACGGTGCTTGGTCTGTATCAGGAGCAGCAGCTTCTGCACAGTTGGCGCATCCGTACCGATAAATCGCGCACCGATGATGAGTACGCCATGCTGCTCAACGACCTGCTGACCTTCAAGGAGTTGCAATTGTCCATGGTTAAGGCGGTGATCGTCTCCTGTGTGGTCCCGCCCATGCTGGATGCCCTGACACGAATGTGTCGCAGTTATCTCAATACTGAAGCTTACGTGGTCGGACCGGGGCTGAAAACCGGTATGGCCATTAAATACGATAATCCCAAAGAGGTGGGGGCGGATCGGATTGTCAATGCTGTCGCCGCTTACGCCAAGTTCAAGCGTAGTCTCATTGTGGTCGATTTCGGTACCGCAACAACGTTTGATTACATTTGTGATAAGGGGGAATATCAGGGTGGTGCGATTGCTCCGGGTTTGGGGATTTCCGCCGATGCCTTGCATGAGCATGCCAGTAAACTGCCGCGTGTTGAAATCAGTCGACCGCCGCTGGTAGTGGCAAAAAATACTGTCAATAGCATTCAATCAGGCTTGTTATTCGGTTATGCGGGGCTGGTTGATGGCATTGTCCAACGCATGAGGCAGGAGGTGGGCGGCGATCCTCTGGTTGTTGCCACCGGTGGTTTGGCTGAGCGGATAGCCGAGGCTTCAGAAACCATTGATGAGGTGGATGGTCTGTTGACGTTGGATGGTCTGCTGCTCATTTATCAACTGAATCAGAATAACTGAAGAGTTTTGGTCGGTTGCTCCATCATAGACGTATGACTACTTAAACATGAGGTAGAGACGAACTGAATAGTTACAATTATTTAACGACCGTTTTAATTTCCGAAAAAGCGTGTAAACTCAAGAATGTGTACCTGTCTTGTAGTCTTTGTGATGTCATCCTCTAACCGCTGTCATGAAAGGGGTAATCATGGGAAAGTACGACACTGCGAACTTGAGAAACTTGGGAATTGTGGCTCATGGAGGGGCGGGAAAGACCTCCCTGGTTGAGGCGATGCTGTTTAACACCGGCATGACCGATCGTCTGGGGAAGGTCGATGACGGTAGCTCCACCATGGATTTTGAACCCGAGGAAATTAAACGTCAGATCACCATCAGTTCCAGCCTTAATCATTGCGAATGGCAAAATCACAGCCTTCACCTCGTTGACACTCCCGGTTATTCCAACTTTCTTCATGGTACGCGCAATTGCCTGCGCATTCTTGGCGGTGGGATTCTGATCGTTTCCGCGATCTCCGGCGTCAAAGCCCAAACACAAAAAATCTGGGGATGGAGTCAGGAATTTGAAGTTCCGCTCATCGCCTTTGTCAATAAAATGGATCGTGAACGCGCCGACTTTTTGCGCGCTGTTGACGATATGGAAAAAATGCTCGGCAGCCGTGGCGTTCTGGTCAACATGCCCATCGGCCAGGAAGCTGATTTTCGTGGCATCATCGACCTGGTGACCATGAAAGCCCGGATTTTTCAGTTTGATGAAAAGGGCACCTACAACGAAGAGGAGATCCCTGCCGAATATCTGGATGAGGCTCAACGCCTGCGCACTGTGCTGCTTGAGGCGGTTGCCGATGCCGACGATGCTCTGATGGAGAAATATCTCGAAGAGGAAGATCTTTCGATTGAGGAGATTCTTCACGGCTTGCGCGAAGGGACTCTGACCGGTGTGTTTACCCCGGTACTGTGTGGGAGTGCTACGGCCAATATCGGCGTGCGTCAGTTGCTCGACTATGTGGTGCACTGTCTGCCGTCACCTTTGGATAAAGGGGTGCAGATGGGGACCGTGCCCGGCAGCGAAGAGATTGTTGAACGCCAGCCCAGTGAAGACGATCCGTTTTCAGCGATGGTGTTTAAAACCTTCAACGATCCATTTACCGGCAAGCTGTCGTTGTTCCGGGTGTATTCCGGGGTGCTGAATTCCGATTCAAGCGTGTACAATTCCACCAAGGAGGAGACAGAGCGGATTGGCCAGCTCTATCAACTGGAGGGGAAAAAGCAGGTCGCGATTGATCAGGCCGTGGCCGGTGATATTGTCGCTGTGGCCAAACTCAAAGCGACGGCAACCGGCGATACCCTGTGCCAGGAAGATCAACCGATCATTTATGAAAGTCTGTTGCAGCTTCAGCCGGTGATCTCTTTTGCGATCAAGGCGTGCAGTAAAAGCGATGAAGATAAGATCAATACCGGTTTACAGCGCTTGATCGAGGAAGATCCCACCCTGAAGATCTCCCGTGATGAACAGACCCATGAGATGATTCTGTCCGGTATGGGGCAGGTGCATATTGAAGTGGCCGTTGAAAAGCTCAAGCGTAAGTATGGTGTCGATGTTGAATTGGAGCTGCCCAAAGTGCCGTATCGTGAAACCATCAAAGGCAACACCAAGCTGCAGAATAAATATAAGAAGCAATCCGGCGGGCGTGGGCAGTATGCTGATGTCTGGCTTGAGATTGAGCCGTTGCATGCCGGCGGCGGTTATGAGTTTGTCGATAAGATCGTCGGTGGCGTGGTGCCGCGTCAGTATATTCCTGCGGTGAGTAAAGGGATAGAAGAAGCCATGGGTAAGGGCACTCTCGGTGGCTATCCGGTCGTTGATGTCAAAGTGACCCTGTATGATGGTTCTCACCACTCGGTGGATTCCTCGGAGATGGCGTTTAAAATTGCCGGATCCATGGGGTTCAAAAAAGGGATGGAGCAAGCCCGACCCGTGTTGCTCGAACCGGTGATGAAGATGGAAGTTGTGGTGCCGGACGACTGCGTCGGCGATGTGATTGGTGACATGAACTCCCGGCGTGGCAAAGTGCTTGGTGTCGAACCGCAGGCGGGCAGCCAGGCTGTGGCGGTGCAGGTCCCCATGGCCGAAGTGTTGCGCTATGCGCCGGAGCTGCGTTCCATGACGTCAGACCGTGGTTTAT
This genomic window from Desulfuromonas acetoxidans DSM 684 contains:
- a CDS encoding tetratricopeptide repeat protein, whose amino-acid sequence is MKQRFSTLIGVVILLIITMQPTAQCEELKGKITNVSGNAIHISLEQKLLPQLGDKVTVFESVPGIGLIPLEGTWTISTATPDHVVATGATKSTPFVDQVVSVNSPQPQHEDPSYTKADTLYQQGLAYFEGNDDITQDLAKAFDLFSQAAHLGHAKAQFKVGYCYYFAKHVAKNPALAAQWFQKSANQGYAPAQANMGSLYSKGIGVPRDPTMAFEWFKKAADQGHPRGQNGLGHLYQTGKGVKKNHQLAFSWIRKAALQNLKDAQYNLGLYYYSGWGIEKDLSEGTKWYRKAAEQGDVKGMRKMGAAYYWGHGVAQDYRQALSWYRKAAAQKDLPSYYALGRLYKEGKGVNRNTTTAYNWYLKAAEQGHGDSQFQVASALFNGRGVAKDRRQAYQWYKKAAEQGDRYAQFSVGLYYESGLGGIPESRQDALTWYRKAADQGHEKARQKVAELTPDPIPQQAQQYLQQLQSTDGRTQQRAAKELYQSTYKNNRAVLDQVKELLLSGCTTNLRDGHHIDAMAWLCNILGTSGDPRYRQPLLDILKTRTHKKIKKYAQSNARKLGR
- a CDS encoding OmpA/MotB family protein, with the translated sequence MKSKTMIPVSLWTIIGLFALLSTSGCVSKATYQQQLDQNQTLQTDLYGTTEKLNNLQARYDIVEQQLEDAMAQNRALNDQNIAAMAEIDRLKNIFQARSQQQQEQLSALEQQQQELEAQQEQQQQRYQQLLDNKQQLEQELERERIAREARLAKMANTYNSLVANLEQEIERGEITINKLKDKLTVNLVEKILFPSGSADLTPAGIKVIRQVGDILKEVDDKDIRVEGHTDNLGISKALQAKFPSNWELSAARAANVVRVLQREVGIPGEKLEIGAYGPFHPVSSNDTPEGRAQNRRIQIVLVPPAQA
- the nadC gene encoding carboxylating nicotinate-nucleotide diphosphorylase produces the protein MFEIDRIIQMALTEDIGSGDITTLSTVPKGTPSRAQLVAKEDFVLAGMEVVERVFTLLDGTVSFEALKQDGEKIARGDVLAWIKGDAHTLLQGERVALNLMQRMSGIASHTAAFVAAVAGTDAIIVDTRKTMPGLRVLDKYSVRMGGGQNHRTSLYDGVLIKENHIAAAGGITAAIEGARNRAPHTLKIEVETESLQDVQEALDAGADIIMLDNMSLDMLRDAVGLIGTRAVTEASGGVNLDTVTDIAKTGVNLISVGALTHSSCAVDISMLFE
- a CDS encoding biotin--[acetyl-CoA-carboxylase] ligase, which encodes MAEHTMRQQILEQFLADPEVILSGEDLSQRLGISRAAVWKHIRQLRTLGYQIDAVPSRGYRLTTQADLLLPAAVQSGLETISIGHRVEYFAETDSTNLRAMELAEQGAQEGTVVIADCQNGGRGRMGRRWSSPAGVNLYTSIILRPDMAPIQAAQLTFLSAVATARAFEAVAGIEVQVKWPNDILVNGCKIAGLLNELSAETEGVHHVVLGIGANLNMSREQFPDDLRRPATSVLLETGQTVSRVAFAQELYRQLDRLYPLYQQQGFVPIRLAWEALFYLQGHKVEVDCGADVFTGMVAGLADDGALLLDLEQGGQQVIYAGDVSVAD
- a CDS encoding type III pantothenate kinase, coding for MLLVVDVGNTNTVLGLYQEQQLLHSWRIRTDKSRTDDEYAMLLNDLLTFKELQLSMVKAVIVSCVVPPMLDALTRMCRSYLNTEAYVVGPGLKTGMAIKYDNPKEVGADRIVNAVAAYAKFKRSLIVVDFGTATTFDYICDKGEYQGGAIAPGLGISADALHEHASKLPRVEISRPPLVVAKNTVNSIQSGLLFGYAGLVDGIVQRMRQEVGGDPLVVATGGLAERIAEASETIDEVDGLLTLDGLLLIYQLNQNN
- the fusA gene encoding elongation factor G, translating into MGKYDTANLRNLGIVAHGGAGKTSLVEAMLFNTGMTDRLGKVDDGSSTMDFEPEEIKRQITISSSLNHCEWQNHSLHLVDTPGYSNFLHGTRNCLRILGGGILIVSAISGVKAQTQKIWGWSQEFEVPLIAFVNKMDRERADFLRAVDDMEKMLGSRGVLVNMPIGQEADFRGIIDLVTMKARIFQFDEKGTYNEEEIPAEYLDEAQRLRTVLLEAVADADDALMEKYLEEEDLSIEEILHGLREGTLTGVFTPVLCGSATANIGVRQLLDYVVHCLPSPLDKGVQMGTVPGSEEIVERQPSEDDPFSAMVFKTFNDPFTGKLSLFRVYSGVLNSDSSVYNSTKEETERIGQLYQLEGKKQVAIDQAVAGDIVAVAKLKATATGDTLCQEDQPIIYESLLQLQPVISFAIKACSKSDEDKINTGLQRLIEEDPTLKISRDEQTHEMILSGMGQVHIEVAVEKLKRKYGVDVELELPKVPYRETIKGNTKLQNKYKKQSGGRGQYADVWLEIEPLHAGGGYEFVDKIVGGVVPRQYIPAVSKGIEEAMGKGTLGGYPVVDVKVTLYDGSHHSVDSSEMAFKIAGSMGFKKGMEQARPVLLEPVMKMEVVVPDDCVGDVIGDMNSRRGKVLGVEPQAGSQAVAVQVPMAEVLRYAPELRSMTSDRGLFTMEFSHYEEVPSHLTAKILAARNDA